AACCGATAGCCAATCCGGGATAGAGTCCATGCGTTTTTTCAGGTCTCCGACCGCGCTGAACCTGCTGGCCTCATCCATCGACAAATCAAGCGTTCTGCATTCAGTGGTCATTGATATGCGCTCCGTTGATTCTAGCGTGGACGTCATCCGAATTTGGGCACACGTCCTCGCACCTGGCCTTCCACCGATCAAGGATCATGTTTGTGGCTGACAAGTTCTGAATCTGTTGCTCGCAGTGCTCGTGCGCTTTGCGGATTTCTGATATGTCCTGCATGACCATCCTGTAAAATGCGTCCTGCCGGCCTGAAAGCGTGTCTTCTTTCCGCCAAGCTCGATACAGCAAAATCAGGATCACTACCGCGAACACTATTCCGGCTGGAGAAACCCCAGCATCTTGAAGCGCCGAGACAACCGCCGTGATAAACCCTATCTCCATTTGATGCCGCTCCGGTCGAGCGCACGCGAAACCCAGCCTAAATAAAATTTGATCTGTGATCGATCCTCAATCACCGTCGACGTGTGATCCGCAATGCGAGTAAGCGCCATCCTGGCGGAAAAAAGAGCTTGATCCATCCCGTTTACTGCTGATGCAGTTTTCGGCCCAAGTTGGCCGTCAGCGAGCGCGCCAGACGCTAACTGAGCCCACATAACCGACTTTCTGGTTCCGAAAAGAACCCCGCAATCCATGATAGTTTCTGCTTTTTCAGCAGACTCGATCAGGTCAAGGTTCATGCGCCGCCAAAAATTTTGGTGGTAGAACTCGC
The DNA window shown above is from Candidatus Macondimonas diazotrophica and carries:
- a CDS encoding glycosyl hydrolase 108 family protein, coding for MTPNAAAIIDEVIETEGGLKLINVKNDRGKQTYAGISRRFWPSWQGWKLVDRGVLPDHEMVSEFYHQNFWRRMNLDLIESAEKAETIMDCGVLFGTRKSVMWAQLASGALADGQLGPKTASAVNGMDQALFSARMALTRIADHTSTVIEDRSQIKFYLGWVSRALDRSGIKWR